In Propionicimonas paludicola, a single window of DNA contains:
- a CDS encoding YdcF family protein produces the protein MPRTLNVESILAAAESIPDTTGYAQEQNQRREVFDEAKRMWRAWRSSDCSFMVFAVMLVAGLTVSAWRKITLFSGNLVKVLVATGLFREIDVSRYDTLGELTAALQPADAMTGPGHAILVGRGGKRWLSWRNNELGKSTGGRKGRQKGEAVGWVAPYMRSRGWTRVARLIPAAEFLGRILAAYAKGKSWAKPLALFGVRAPSDVKLWRIFLAEMERFTKGVQPDYKPRVVSDSGHAYVVLGGTIAQMKQRLTVALAGLQLNPKSLVIVTGGVVRQGKSEAVWMRDWLLANGVAADRIVTETKASSTVGNARYSLPLLIARKITSATLVSFDSHVRRGQILMLAAQLAIETAGAGIHPTGITWTTPLAYPDKQVAKTKASAATRATIAAHTAAVLGLTKQYQAAL, from the coding sequence ATGCCCAGAACTCTGAATGTCGAGTCGATCCTGGCGGCCGCCGAGTCCATTCCGGACACCACCGGCTACGCCCAGGAACAGAACCAGCGGCGCGAAGTCTTCGACGAGGCGAAGCGCATGTGGCGGGCCTGGCGGTCCAGCGACTGCTCGTTCATGGTCTTCGCCGTGATGCTCGTCGCCGGCCTGACCGTCTCCGCCTGGCGGAAGATCACTCTCTTCTCAGGCAACCTCGTGAAGGTGCTGGTCGCGACCGGGCTGTTCCGCGAGATCGACGTGAGCAGATACGACACGCTGGGCGAGCTCACCGCGGCGCTACAGCCAGCCGATGCGATGACCGGGCCCGGCCACGCCATCCTTGTTGGCCGCGGCGGAAAGCGGTGGCTGTCTTGGCGGAACAACGAGCTCGGCAAGTCAACGGGCGGCAGGAAGGGCCGGCAGAAGGGGGAGGCCGTCGGCTGGGTCGCGCCCTACATGCGGTCGCGCGGGTGGACCAGGGTCGCCCGGCTGATCCCGGCCGCGGAGTTCTTGGGCCGGATCCTGGCCGCCTACGCGAAGGGCAAGAGCTGGGCGAAGCCGCTGGCACTGTTCGGTGTTAGGGCGCCGTCCGATGTGAAGCTGTGGCGCATCTTCCTGGCCGAGATGGAGCGGTTCACCAAGGGTGTGCAGCCCGACTACAAGCCGCGGGTCGTGTCCGACTCTGGCCATGCGTACGTGGTGCTGGGCGGAACGATCGCGCAGATGAAGCAGCGGCTGACCGTCGCGCTGGCCGGCCTGCAGCTGAACCCGAAGTCGCTGGTGATCGTCACCGGTGGCGTCGTGCGCCAGGGCAAGAGCGAGGCGGTGTGGATGCGCGACTGGCTGCTGGCCAACGGGGTTGCGGCCGACCGGATCGTGACTGAGACGAAGGCTTCCTCGACGGTCGGAAACGCCCGCTACAGCTTGCCGCTGCTGATCGCCCGCAAGATCACCTCGGCGACGCTGGTCAGCTTCGACTCCCACGTCCGCCGTGGCCAGATCCTGATGCTCGCGGCGCAGCTGGCGATCGAGACGGCCGGCGCCGGCATCCATCCGACCGGGATCACCTGGACGACCCCGCTCGCCTACCCGGACAAGCAGGTGGCCAAGACCAAGGCCTCAGCGGCGACCCGGGCGACGATCGCCGCCCACACCGCCGCGGTCCTTGGCCTCACCAAGCAGTACCAGGCTGCGCTGTGA
- a CDS encoding DUF2746 domain-containing protein, with protein MPAAPAGTPWWAWLIATVIVVGVPALVTWLTQRRTRQDVTAIKEQVANTHTTNLREDLDRLSTALTEGLTKLGADHLAAVESIREDIGGLHSETRDLRKDIAGVRTDARQDRRAVAALREEQADAMKRAVEQHVSDCPLRNPAA; from the coding sequence ATGCCTGCTGCCCCTGCCGGAACCCCTTGGTGGGCATGGCTGATCGCGACCGTGATCGTGGTTGGTGTCCCGGCCTTGGTGACGTGGCTCACCCAGCGACGCACACGGCAGGACGTGACCGCGATCAAGGAGCAGGTCGCGAACACTCACACCACGAACCTGCGTGAGGACCTCGACAGGCTCAGCACCGCGCTGACCGAGGGTCTGACGAAGCTGGGCGCCGATCATCTGGCCGCAGTCGAGTCGATCCGTGAGGACATCGGCGGCCTGCACTCCGAGACCAGGGACCTCCGCAAGGACATTGCTGGGGTCCGGACCGATGCCCGCCAAGACCGCCGGGCCGTGGCAGCCCTGCGCGAGGAGCAGGCCGACGCCATGAAGCGCGCCGTCGAACAGCACGTCTCCGACTGCCCGCTGCGGAACCCCGCAGCCTGA